The Streptomyces sp. R28 region TACGACAGGTACTCGCTCTCCCAGTCCTCGGCCGTGGCCTCCACGACGGTCGCCTTGGAGTCCTTGGCGTACGCCAGCACCCTCTCGTCGGCGTGCACGGTCACCCCGGCCTCCGCGAGGGCGTCCAGGGCGCGCGGCAGGAACTCGGGGGCGATGTCCTGGTGGACCAGGAGGGTCTCGGCGGCGTTGCAGACGCTGACCCGCTGGGCCTTGGAGTTGATCAGGATGTCGATCGCCATGTCGAGGTCGGCGTGGGCGTCGACGTAGACGTGGCAGTTGCCGGTGCCGGTCTCGATGACGGGAACGGTCGACTCCGACACGACGGTCTGGATCAGGGAGGCGCCGCCGCGCGGGATCAGCACGTCGACGAGGCCGCGGGCCCGCATCAGCTCGCGCACGCTCTCACGGCTCTCCCCGGGCACCAGCTGCACGGCGTCGGCAGGCAGCCCGGCCCCGCCCACGGCGTCCCGGATCACCCGGACGAGTGCCGTGTTCGACTCGTACGCCGAGGCCGAGCCGCGCAGCAGCGCGGCGTTGCCGGACTTCAGGCAGAGGGCGGCGGCGTCCACGGTGACGTTCGGGCGGGCCTCGTAGATGATCCCGACGACGCCGAGCGGGACGCGGACCTGGCGCAGGTCGATGCCGTTGGGGAGGGTCGAGCCGCGGACGACCTCGCCGACGGGGTCGGGCAGCGCGACGACGTCCCGCACATCGGCGGCGATGGCCCGCACGCGCTCCGGGGTGAGCGTCAGCCGGTCGATGATCGCCTCGCTGGTGCCGGCCTCGCGGGCCTTGGCGATGTCCTTGGCGTTGGCCTCGACGATTTCGCTCGTACGGACCTCCAGGGCGTCCGCGATGGCGAGCAGCGCGTCGTCCTTCTCGGCCCGCGGCAGCGGGGCGAGGTCGGCGGCGGCGGCCTTGGCGCGGTAGGCGGCCTGGGTGACCGGGGACATGGAGTCGTACGGCGAAAGCGTGGTCATGAAAGAAGGGTAGTGCGACCGGGGCCGGCGTCCTGCCGCTGTCCCATCTCCCGAGACAGAACCGATACGCGCCTCTCGCCCTCTTTTGCTCCCACGCGCCGCGACCGTCGATTGAGGAACCGCGACGACGCGCGACCAGGTCCGCGAGAGCGGCGCCGGTGCAGGCGCGCTAGAAGGGATGGACGCCCACGGGGGTCGCCGGTGCCGGCCCGTAGCCTTCCGCTACCCGCTGGTGGTAGGTCTCGCGGTCGATGACCTCCAGGCCGACGATCTCCCAGGGTGGCAGCCCCGCGCTCTGCCGGTGCTCGCCCCACAGGCGCAGGGCGACGGCGGCCGCGTCGTGCAGGTCACGGGCCTCTTCCCAGTAGCGGATCTCGGCGTGGTCGGGGGCGTACCTGCTGGTCAGCAAAAAGGGGTGGTCGTGGGCGAGCTGTTCGAGGGCGCGCCGCAGCTCCTTCAGCGGGGCCTCCTGGCCGGAGACGCTGAGGGTGACGTGCCACAGGCGGGGCAGGTCCGCAGGCTCCTCGTACCGGTCGCCGGCCGCGACGCTCGTCAATGCGCGCTCCTCACCGGCCGCACGGGACGAGGCCCCACCGCCACCACGGGACGCCGTCCCAGGGCGCACTCGTCTCACAACGGCCTCCTTTGCGCAGTGACCGACTCGGTGGTCGTGCGGAATGTCCCTGAGACAAAGTTGAGCAGGCCGCAAGGGCTCGCGGGGCGCTTTTGCGGAACGTCCACCTCAGGGCGACACCTGTCGCAGGGCGTTCACCCCGTTTTCGGCCAGGGCCCCAGGGTCGCGCCGCCCCCACGTGCCGCTCAGGGCTGCAGGATCACCAGATCGTCCCGGTGTACGACCTCACGCTCGTACTCCGCCCCCAACTCCCGCGCCAGTTCCCGCGTCGACCGTCCGAGCAGTTGCGGAATCTCCTTGGCGTCGAAGTTGACGAGCCCGCGCGCGATCGCGTGCCCCGTGCTGTCGCGCAGCTCGACCGGGTCACCGGCGCTGAACTCGCCCTCGACGGCGGCGATTCCGGCCGGCAGCAGCGACGTACGGCGTTCCACGACCGCCCGTACCGCGCCGTCGTCCAGCGTCAGCGAACCCTGCGGGGTGGACGCGTGCTGGAGCCACAGCAGGCGGTCGGCGGAGCGCTTGCCGGTGGCGTGGAAGTAGGTGCCGGTGTCGCCGCCGTGCAGCGCCTCGGCCGCGTGGATCGCGCTGGTCAGGACCACGGGGATGCCGGCGGCGGCCGCGATCCGGGCCGCCTCGACCTTGGTGACCATGCCGCCGGTGCCGACGCCTGCCTTGCCCGAGCTGCCGATCTCGACCCCGGCCAGGTCCGACGGCCCGCGCACCTCCGCTATCCGCGAGGTCCCGGGCTTGCTGGGGTCGCCGTCGTAGACACCGTCCACGTCGGAGAGCAGCACCAGCAGGTCGGCGCGGACGAGGTGGGCGACGAGGGCGGCGAGCCGGTCGTTGTCGCCGAAGCGGATCTCGTCGGTGGCGACGGTGTCGTTCTCGTTGACGATCGGGAACGCGCCCATCGCGAGGAGCTTGTCGAGGGTGCGGGAGGCGTTGCGGTGGTGGGCGCGGCGGCTCATGTCGTCGCTGGTCAGCAGCACCTGGCCGACGCGGAGGGCGTAGCGGGCGAAGGAGGCGGTGTAGCGGGCGACGAGCAGGCCCTGGCCGACGCTGGCGGCGGCCTGCTGGCGGGCCAGGTCCTTGGGGCGCCGGCGCAGGCCCAGCGGGGCGAGTCCGGCCGCGATGGCGCCGGAGGAGACGAGGACGATCTCCCGCTCCCCGCCGCTGCGGCTCTTGGCGAGGACGTCGACGAGCGCGTCGACCCGGTCGGCGTCCAGGCCGCCGGACGCGGTGGTCAGCGACGAGGACCCCACCTTGACCACGATCCTGCGGGCCTCGCTCACACCCTGCCTTGCCCCTGCCACCTGTGCTCTTTCCCCTCACGTGGGTCCGGTTCCCTGATCGGCAATCTACGCGAAGCGGATCGTTCGGCGCGCGGGGATTCCAGCCTCCGGACAGGCGGGCGGTAACGGTGTGCTCACGGGTCGCGTACGGCAAAAAGGTTGCGTTGGTTGCCTATAGAAAACAACGACAGTGCAAACTTATTTTGAACGCTGTGTCACACAATGCCCATCATGGTCACCGAGGGAAGCGCATCCTTCTCCGCTCGGGTAAGAGCCCCTACGACGTCGTTTCCGTGGAGGAGGCCCTCCACCGGGACGTCATCGCCACCAACTCCGGCAACCTGATCTTCAGCGACGCCACCCACAAGATCCTCGAGACCCCGCACACCGAGGTCGTCTCGAACGGCGTCCGCACCGACATCTCGGCGGCCGGCCGCATCAACGAGGAGTACGACGCCTTCGTCGTCCCGCTCGCCAACGCGTTCCGGCCGTCGTTCGAGGGGCAGTTGAAGCGGCTGACGCGGCTGATCAGCAAGCTGAAGATCCCGGTGGTCGTGGCGGGGGTCGGCGCGCAGGCCGGGCTCGGCTACAACGCGGCGCGGCTGAAGGGCATCGAGCCCGCGGTGCGCGAGTTCGTCTCCGCCGTGCTCGACCGCAGCGCCTCGATCGGCGTCCGGGGCGAGTTCACCGAGAAGTACCTCAAGGACCTGGGCTTCCGGGACGTCGAGGTCATCGGCTGCCCGTCGCTGTTCATGTACGGCAAGGAACTCGCCGTCACCAAGCGGGAGGCGGCCCTCGTCCCCGGCTCCCGGATCGCGGTCAACGGCTCGCACAGCGCGGTGCGCTCGCAGGGCCTGGAGCGGGTCATCGCCGGCGCCCACGCCCGCTATCCGAACCTGCGCTTCATCGGCCAGAACATCAGCGACGCACGGCAGTTGCACTGGCGGGACCTGTCCGACCCGAACGGCCTGGTGACGGCGATGCCGACGCACCCCGAGCACCCGATGTACCGGGAGGACAAGGTCCGCGTCTACGTCGACCCGGTCACCTGGATCGACGACCTGCGCGCGTTCGACTTCTCCTTCGGCTCCCGCATCCACGGCAACATCGCCGCGCTGCTCGCGGGTACACCGGCGACCGTGCTGTGCGGCGACTCGCGCACGCTGGAGCTGTGCCGCTACTTCGGCATCCCGCACCGCCGGATCGACAAACTGCCCGAGGACCTGGACCCGGCGTCGCTGTACGAGGAGGCCGACTTCGGTGGCCTGATGAGCGGCCACCAGGAGCGGTTCGAGCGGTTCACGGGCTTCCTCGACAGCAACGGCCTGGAGAACACGTTCACGCACGGCGACGGCGGCGCCGCCTTCGAGGAGCGTATGCGGTCGCTGTCCTTCCCGGCGGGCATCCGCCCCTGGAACGACGCCGACCTCACCTCGCTCACCACCAGGTTCGGCTGGCTGCAGAGCCGTCTCACCGAACTCGCCACGGACAACGACCGGTTGAGGCGCGAACTGTCCCGCACCGGCAAGCCGGGCACCGGGCTCCCCGCGGCGTCCGTCTACCGCCGGGCCCGCCGTGTGGTGGGCGGACCGATCCGCCGGGCGCTGCAGTCGGGACGATAGGGGCAGGTTCCGGCAGGTCCGTCGGCCTCGGTCACTCCAAACCATCCGGACACTCGCGTGTCGTCCGGAGGTCGGTGCGCGTTAACCCGGGCGCACCACGTCCCGCCCCGACCTTGGAGTGACCGCAGTTGCCCACACCCCTGTCCCGCCTCCCGGTGAGAGCGCTCGTCACGGCTCTCCTGGCCGCCGCCTTCGGTGCCCAGGCCGTGGCGGCGCTGAGCCCGCACGTCCCGCTGCTGCTCGCCGCGACCGTCACGTCCCTGGCCGTCGAGGGTGTGTTGCTGCGCTGGCAGCGCGGCATGCTGTCGGTGTTCGCCAAGTCGCACGCGGACATCACCGTGCGGCATGTGCTGCGGGACCTGCTGCTGGTCGTGGGCCTGCTGCGGCTCGGCGAGCAGCACCGGGAGACGGTGTACGCCCCGCTGGTCGCGGCCCTTCTCGCCTTCTACGCCCTGCACTGCGCGATCCAGGCGGTCTCGGTGCTGGTCCGCCGCACCCGCACCCTGCCGGTGGTCACCCGCAACATCGACGCCTCCGCGCTGCGCCTCTCCCCCGCCCCGCCCCTCCTGCTGCGCCGCCCCGGCCCGCGCCTGCTGGTCTTCGGACTCCCGGCCACGGCGGGCCTGCTGACCACGGCGGCCACCGACGACCCCCGCTGCGCGGCCCTCGGCATCGCGCTGTCCCTCGGGCTCGCCCTGCTGGGCCTGTACGACCTTCTCGTACGGCTGCTGCCGAGCCGTCGCCCGGTGGGCGAGCGGGAGGCGCTGGACTGGCTGGACGCCTGGCTGGCCGAGTACCGGCCGACGGTCGGCCTGTACTTCTCCGGCGGCGCCTCCTCGGCGTACCAGGCGAACATGTGGCTGGAGCCGCTCGCGCAGCTGGAGGGCCGTCCGCTGATCGTGCTGCGGGAGCGGTTCATGGTGCAGAAGATCGCGCCGACCGACGTCCCGATCCTGTGCCTGCCGAAGGTCTCCACCCTGATGCGCCTGGAGCAGTCCACGCTCCGGATGCTCATCCACCCCTCCAACTCCGGCAAGACCTCCCAGGTCCTGCGCATCCCCACGCTCAAGCACACCTTCGTCAACCACGGGGAGAGCGACAAGCTGTCGTCCTGCAACCCGTACGCGAAGGCCTACGACGAGGTGTGGGTGGCGGGTCCCGCGGCTCGCGAGCGGTATGCGTATGCCGAGGTCGGCGTCGAGGACAAGGACGTCGTGGAGATCGGCCGCCCGCAGCTGGACGCCGTGCAGCCGTACGCGGGTCCGCCGGCCGGGGCGCGTACGACCGTCCTGTACGCGCCGACCTGGGAGGGCTGGGACGGCAACCCCGGCAACACCTCGGTGGTCGAGGCCGGCGAGAACCTCGTACGGGCGCTGCTCGCGGACCCCGGCGTACGGCTGCTGTACAAGCCGCATCCGCTGACGGGGTCGGTGGATCCGCGGGCCGGGGCGGCCGATCTGCGCATCCGCGAGCTGATCAGGGTGGCGAACCGGGAGCAGGCAGGTGAGCGGCCTCGCGACACCGGTGAACTCGCCCTTCGTACCCAGGAGTTGGACCGCCTCACCACGACCGAGGTCCGGGCGAGCGCCGATCAGGTCGAGCGGATGATGCTCCAGTCGGCGCCGGAGCCGGGGCGGGCGGAGGCGGTGGCACGGGCCACGGCCGCCTGGGAGGAGGTGTACTGGGCGTCGCTGCCGGAGTGGGAGCACCAGGTGGTGACCGCCGCGCGGCCCACGCTGTACGCCTGCTTCAACCGGGCCGATCTGCTCATCAGCGATGTGTCGAGCGTGATCAGCGACTTCCTGGCGAGCGGGAAGCCGTACGCCGTGGCGAACACCAGCGGTCTCGCGGAGGACGTGTTCCGCAAGGCCTTCCCGACCGTGCGCGCGGCGACCGTGCTGACGCCGGACGCGGCCGGGGTTCCGGAGTTGCTGGAGGCGGTCCGGCACCCGGAGAAGGACCAACTCGCCGAGGCGCGGGAGGAGTTGAAGCAGCACCTGCTGGGGCCCGCCGAGCCCACGTCACAGGTGCGCTTCAACGCTGCCGTACAGGCGCTGTGTTCGGCCGCGCAGGAGCACCGGGAGCGGATGGAGGAGCGGCTGGCGGCGGAGCTCCCGGCCGAGATCCCGGATCAGCGGCGGTCCCTCACGCGGGAGCAGCCCGCCCGCCCTGCGTAACCTCACGCGAGGCCCTCAGCATCCGCCGCGCCTTGCGCACCGCCCGCCGCAGGAACGAGTCCGCGCCGCCCTCCCGATAGCCGGGGAAGGCGCGGGCCTCGCGCGGTGTGGCGAGGTACACGGAGTCGGGTATCCCCGCCGCCGCGTCCCGGAAGTGCGGGTAGGCGAGGTAGACACGGCGGCCCTTCTTCTCCAGGAGGGCCGCCGGCTGCTTCTTGGCCTTGATGAACTCCACGACGGGCAGCAGGAGTTCGGGGCGCCGCTCGGCGACCAGGTGCAGTCGCAGGCGCTCCTCGACCTTGAGGCGGCGGGCGATGTCCGGCGTCCAGTGCGCGTCCATCAGGGGCCCCGCCAGTTCGAGCTTGTGCTGCCTGACCTGCTCGCTGTCCTTGGCGTACTTGGGCCCGAACTGCGGCAGCAGGGTGATGAGGAAGGGGCGGACCATGAGCAGGTCGCGCCGGTCGCCGGCGGGCACGTGCTCGGCTATCAGGTTCATCAGGGCGCGCGCGGAGTCGAAGCGCAGGGCGTAACCGCCGCTCTTCGTCACGTGCTTGCCGTCGTCACGGCCCACCAGGTAGTAGCAGGTATGGTCGGCGACCACCGAGACGCCGTCCGCCCGCAGATAGGCCTCCATCGTGAACAGCGCGTCCTCGCCGGTCCACAGGGACTCGTCGAAGCGCATGTGGTGCCGGGTCAGCAGTTCGCGGCGGAACAGCTTCTGCGCGCTCAGCGTGAACTTGATGTTGGAGGAGAAGACGTCGGTCCGGTCCAGCGTCTTGCCCCACATCGACTTCGGCGCGGTGCGGTTGACGCCCTCGACGCGGCCGAGGACGACGTCCGTGCCGTTCTTGTCGCCCATCGCGACCATGCGCTCCAGGGCCTCGGGGCCCAGCCGGTCGTCGGCGTCCAGGAAGAAGACGTAGCGCCCGGCCGCCTTCCCCAGGCCGACGTTGCGCGGACCGCTGGGGCCACCGGAGTTGTCCTGCCGGATCACGGTCACCGGCATGGGCGCGCGGGCCGCGAACTCCTCCAGGTACTCCCCCGTGCCGTCCGTCGAGCCGTCGTCCACCGCGATGACCTCGATGCGCCCTGGGTCGATGGTCTGTGCCTCGACGGACGCCAGGCACTCGATCAGGTACGGCATCGCTTCGTACGCACCGATGATCACAGTCACATCAGGCTGCGTGACGGTCACGTTTCCCCCTTGTCGACGGGATATTTCCCCCGTATCGCATCATTCGCTACCTGGTAGACGGCTGGGCGTTGCAAGCGGTTGCCTCAGGGCCACGCTTTGGTGAGTCAGATCACAAAAGGGAACTGACATGGAGTCACGCTATTCGGGCAACGTAAGACGCCCACAAGAACGGCGCGGCCCCCGAGGATCTACTCCTCGGGGGCCGCGCCGTGGTCTTGCGGGTGGGCGTGCGGGTCAGGCAGTCACATCGTCCTCGGCCGCCGACAACCGCTGCCCGGGTACGGCCGCCAGGTCGCCTTCGGCGGCTCCGGCCGCCGCCCGTGACTCCTGGCCGACGTTGCGCGCGTCGGCCTTGATCGCGAGGTTCCCCACCGCGGTGTTGAACTGCTCGATGGACGTCGGCTCGTCCGGGCCGAGCAGGTACCGCTTGAGGTCCCCCCGGTCCTCGGCCAGCGGGTCCGACGCCGGGTCGCGCACGGCGTCCAGCAGGCCGCCCAGCTCGGCGGCGCTGTTGGACAGGATCGTCGCCGCGCGCACCGCGGTGTTCTGCCGCTTGAACTCCTCCACGCCCAGTTCGGCGGAGTCCGTGACGGCGTACGGCTTGCCGCTGGCGATGAAGTCGGAGACCACGCTGGAGATGTCGGAGACCATCGCGTCGGAGACGTTGAAGCAGTCGTACAGGCGCGGCTCGGCGCCCGTGATGACGCGGTGCTCGTAGCTGCCGAAGGAGCGCCAGTACGCGGTGTTCCACTCGGCGCGCAGCCGGGCGATCTCCTCGTGCTTGGCGACGTCGACCAGGCCGTCGCGGGTGGCCTCGGCCTCGTCACCCTTGCTGTTGCCGCTGCCCTTGCCCTTGCCCTTGCCGGACAGTTCGGCGAGGCGGGCCTCGATGCGGGCGAGCTCGGCCTTGGCGGCGGTCTGCGCGGCGGCGTCGGCCGTGAAGCGCGGGTCGGTGGCACGCTCGGTGGCGGCCTGCTGGACCAGCGCGGTGATCCGCTGGTGGGCGGCCTTGGCCTCGGCGCTGACGGTGCCGGTGAAGGGGTGCGGCTTGTACAGCACGCGGACCGGCGGGTCGGCCGTCACCAGCTTCTTCACGATGTTCTCGCCGGCCAGAACGATCGAGGTGTTGCCGGGGTTGCCGTCCCAGCCCTCCCAGGTGGGGGCGTAGAGAACAGTCGGGATCCGTCCCTCCGGCGTGCCCTGCCAGGTCTGGATCGGCGCCAGCTGGGGGCGGCCGACCTCGACGATGTCCTCGTCGCGGACACCGACGTCGGCGATGGCGTACCGGTCGCGGCCCGCGCGCCCGGCGGTCCACACCTCGTCGTAGACCTTGCTGTACGGGTTGACGCTGGCCAGCTTGTCGCTGTCGCCGTGGCCTATGAAGACGTGCTTCATGGTGGGGACACGCAGCAGGTGGATGTTCTTGCCGACGTTCGCCGCGTACAGCGCGACGCGCACGTTGGACAGGTCCAGGTTCATCAGGTGCACGCCGCCGGGCACACAGACGACGGGGACCGTGGTGGGCGCCAGGTTGTTCAGGATGACCCGCTCGCGCAGGATGATCAGCGGCTTGGAGTCCAGCTGCTCCATGGTCTCCAGCCACATGTTGACCTGGTACGCGGAGTCCTTGGAGCCGGAGAAGTACAGCACCGTCTCGGGCCGGTACTCGGCCAGCCAGTCGTCGACGGCGGCCAGGACGATGTCGGCCTTCGGCGGGACCTTCCGACCGCGGACGTAGGGCACGAGCGCCACCACGTACAGGCAGCCCACGCCCACCGTGACGCCGATGCCGATGAAGCCGGCCACGGCCGACTCCAGGGCCGCCGAGACGAGGATGCCCGCGACGGCCGCCAGGTCGAGGTGCAGCATCTTCTCCGCGGAGCGGTGCAGCAGCCTGCGCGGCGGGGCGTCCGGGATGCGGATGCGCGAGGCGAGGTCGATGTTGCGGGTGGCGACCGGCATACGGCGACGGTTGCGGATCAGGGTGACCAGCGCGCCGTGCGGGGCCTGGAGGCCGTAGAACGCTATGAAGCAGGCGATCGCACCGTAGTAGATCAGGTCGTCCGCGAAACCGAGCCGGGCCAGCAGCAGGATCAGCAGCAGTTGTCTGATCAGGAAGCGGATCGACAGACCGGCCCGGACCTTGCTCAGGCGGTTGACCAGATAGCTGCTCTTGCGGTGCAGATAGTGGTCCGCCAGGTACGTCACGGCGGCCGCGGCCGCGAAGGCGGGAACGCTCGGGACGAGCGCGGCCAGCATGAGCGCCGGGAAGCCCAGGATCATGAGGGCCGCCGCGGCCAGCTCGGCCGGGCTGCCCACCCGGGCGACGCGAATAGCGGTGGATATCACGGAGAACCTGCTCAGGGAGAGGGGCCGGTCTGAGGGGCTAAGGACTCAGGCCCCTGTGAATTCTTCGTGAACGAAGAATCGCAGAGGCCTGAATTCCATAAGGCTATTAGCTGTTGATTATGCCACGCCGTCCTGGCGGTCCAGAACACTGGCCAGCGCCTGCTCGAAGCCGGACGCCTTTCCGGCGGGCGCCGTCGGGTCCTGCTGGCGGACGTCGATGACATGGCCGGTCAGCTCGGAGAGCAGCACGTCGAGGGAGGTCCGGGCCACGGCCTCGGAGGAGAGCAGGCTGCCCGCGGGCTCCTGGCCGAAGGCCTTGGTGCGCATCGGGGTGGCCGTGCGCTCCGGGTTGATGCAGTTGACGCGGACGCCGTCGCCGGCCCATTCGTCGGACAGGGCCTGGGTGAGGTTCACCATGGCGGCCTTGGTCGAGGAGTACAGGCTGTACTCGGCGCGACCGCGGGTGTAGCTGCTGGAGGTGTACAGCAGCAACTGGCCCTTGGTCTCGGACAGGTACTTGTACGAGGAGCGCGCGATCTGCACCGGGGCGAGGTAGTTGACCTTCAGCGCCTCCTCGATGGTGGCGTTGTCGGTCTCGGCGAGCTTGCCGATGCGCAGCACACCGGCGGTGTTGACGACGTAGTCAATGCGCCCGGTCTCGGCGTACGCCTTGGACAGCGCGTCGTCGACTTCCTCCGGGTTCTCCACGTGGGTGCCGGTGGTGGAGCGGCCCAGCGCGTACACCTTGGCGCCGTAGGACTCGGCGAGCTCGGCGATGTCCTTGCCGATGCCGTAGGAGCCGCCGAAGACGACGAAGGTCTTGCCGGTGAGCAGCTGGCGGTAGGCCTCCTCGCTCACCTGCTCGGGAGCGGCGGTGGAGGCCAGCTGGAAGAGCTTGTCGGCGATGAAGACGTCGACGGGCTGAGTGACCTTCATGTTGTACTCGTCACCCGCGACGACGTGGATCGGCACGTCCGGCAGGTACTTGAGCACGACGGAGCAGTCGTCCGTGGCCTGGAAGTTGGGGTCACCGGCGGCGACCTCGTAGGCCCGCTTGATCGTGGACAGCTTGAACGCCTGCGGCGTCTGGCCGCGGCGCAGCCGGGAGCGGTCCGGGATCTCGGTGATGAACTCGCCGTCCTCGCCGTGGGTGCGGGTCACGATGATGGTGTCCGCGGACGGGATG contains the following coding sequences:
- a CDS encoding glutamate-5-semialdehyde dehydrogenase, with product MTTLSPYDSMSPVTQAAYRAKAAAADLAPLPRAEKDDALLAIADALEVRTSEIVEANAKDIAKAREAGTSEAIIDRLTLTPERVRAIAADVRDVVALPDPVGEVVRGSTLPNGIDLRQVRVPLGVVGIIYEARPNVTVDAAALCLKSGNAALLRGSASAYESNTALVRVIRDAVGGAGLPADAVQLVPGESRESVRELMRARGLVDVLIPRGGASLIQTVVSESTVPVIETGTGNCHVYVDAHADLDMAIDILINSKAQRVSVCNAAETLLVHQDIAPEFLPRALDALAEAGVTVHADERVLAYAKDSKATVVEATAEDWESEYLSYDIAAAVVDSLDKAVEHIRLWTSGHTEAIVTTSQQAARRFTQLVDSTTVAVNASTRFTDGGQFGFGAEIGISTQKLHARGPMGLPELTSTKYIVTGDGHVRR
- the proB gene encoding glutamate 5-kinase: MSEARRIVVKVGSSSLTTASGGLDADRVDALVDVLAKSRSGGEREIVLVSSGAIAAGLAPLGLRRRPKDLARQQAAASVGQGLLVARYTASFARYALRVGQVLLTSDDMSRRAHHRNASRTLDKLLAMGAFPIVNENDTVATDEIRFGDNDRLAALVAHLVRADLLVLLSDVDGVYDGDPSKPGTSRIAEVRGPSDLAGVEIGSSGKAGVGTGGMVTKVEAARIAAAAGIPVVLTSAIHAAEALHGGDTGTYFHATGKRSADRLLWLQHASTPQGSLTLDDGAVRAVVERRTSLLPAGIAAVEGEFSAGDPVELRDSTGHAIARGLVNFDAKEIPQLLGRSTRELARELGAEYEREVVHRDDLVILQP
- a CDS encoding polysaccharide pyruvyl transferase family protein translates to MEEALHRDVIATNSGNLIFSDATHKILETPHTEVVSNGVRTDISAAGRINEEYDAFVVPLANAFRPSFEGQLKRLTRLISKLKIPVVVAGVGAQAGLGYNAARLKGIEPAVREFVSAVLDRSASIGVRGEFTEKYLKDLGFRDVEVIGCPSLFMYGKELAVTKREAALVPGSRIAVNGSHSAVRSQGLERVIAGAHARYPNLRFIGQNISDARQLHWRDLSDPNGLVTAMPTHPEHPMYREDKVRVYVDPVTWIDDLRAFDFSFGSRIHGNIAALLAGTPATVLCGDSRTLELCRYFGIPHRRIDKLPEDLDPASLYEEADFGGLMSGHQERFERFTGFLDSNGLENTFTHGDGGAAFEERMRSLSFPAGIRPWNDADLTSLTTRFGWLQSRLTELATDNDRLRRELSRTGKPGTGLPAASVYRRARRVVGGPIRRALQSGR
- a CDS encoding glycosyltransferase family 2 protein — translated: MTVTQPDVTVIIGAYEAMPYLIECLASVEAQTIDPGRIEVIAVDDGSTDGTGEYLEEFAARAPMPVTVIRQDNSGGPSGPRNVGLGKAAGRYVFFLDADDRLGPEALERMVAMGDKNGTDVVLGRVEGVNRTAPKSMWGKTLDRTDVFSSNIKFTLSAQKLFRRELLTRHHMRFDESLWTGEDALFTMEAYLRADGVSVVADHTCYYLVGRDDGKHVTKSGGYALRFDSARALMNLIAEHVPAGDRRDLLMVRPFLITLLPQFGPKYAKDSEQVRQHKLELAGPLMDAHWTPDIARRLKVEERLRLHLVAERRPELLLPVVEFIKAKKQPAALLEKKGRRVYLAYPHFRDAAAGIPDSVYLATPREARAFPGYREGGADSFLRRAVRKARRMLRASREVTQGGRAAPA
- a CDS encoding SDR family NAD(P)-dependent oxidoreductase, with the protein product MSQHIAKPRTTAVILAGGTGQRVGLSIPKQLLKIAGKAVIEHTLTTFENADSIDDIIVLMAPGYVPDIEKIVAKAGFTKVKKIIEGGSTRNETTERAIDALGEGLAEGEDLNVLFHDAVRPLLSQRVIDDCVVALERFQAVDVAIPSADTIIVTRTHGEDGEFITEIPDRSRLRRGQTPQAFKLSTIKRAYEVAAGDPNFQATDDCSVVLKYLPDVPIHVVAGDEYNMKVTQPVDVFIADKLFQLASTAAPEQVSEEAYRQLLTGKTFVVFGGSYGIGKDIAELAESYGAKVYALGRSTTGTHVENPEEVDDALSKAYAETGRIDYVVNTAGVLRIGKLAETDNATIEEALKVNYLAPVQIARSSYKYLSETKGQLLLYTSSSYTRGRAEYSLYSSTKAAMVNLTQALSDEWAGDGVRVNCINPERTATPMRTKAFGQEPAGSLLSSEAVARTSLDVLLSELTGHVIDVRQQDPTAPAGKASGFEQALASVLDRQDGVA